GCTTTGGATAGATTTGCCATGATTTTAGAGATGGAGCCACGCTGATTTCCATTGTATGACCGCACCTTTGGCGCATGTTCACACGTAGAagtgctgcggattctgcagaaAATCTGAGCATAAAATTGACCGGCGGTGCGGAGTATAAATCCGCAGCGTATCCGTCTACGGTGCAGGATGTCAGCTCTTCAAATAGGGAAAGGGGTGAAAGACAAACGCCACATGTGGAATTTGATGAGATCCACACAAacctgcagcttttttttttttctctgaagaaTCTAATGTGAACATGGCCAAAGGCCAGATTCGCACGCACAGATTTGTACACACAATATGCAGATAGAACATTCGTTGCATTACCAGATTTTGCTTTGGGGGGGACTAAAGatccatttagatgcaacgatcatcgctcaaaattcacttaagCGATAAAAAGTGAGTGGGttttgcttttaaccctttcatgacgcagccccttttttttttttttttttgttctgaggGCCTATCCACATCGGCATACCGGTATTTACATCACATTTTATATAATATTGTGAATATAACCCACTAACTTCAACTGGTTTGTTACGATGTATCTTTCATGCAACTCTTGGATGTGTGAAAtaaacagcatgtcctattctggtgcaTATTACATGCCAGAACAGACCTCCATAAATGCAcatatgctttattttatctcaTTAGTCACATAAATGTAGTCTGTATTACATGACCAAAACCTGCATacacctgtgaatgagccctctaAGTGACTAGTCAGCAGCCTGCTGTGTACACTAACGACAAGCCCTCTGTATTAGTCCTACTTTAAACCCGCACCGTTCATAGATGCCATGTGCCGGCTCGCATATCTGCCTGACATTGTGTTCCTCCGATGTAAATGAGCCCCACGATCTACACAGCGGCTACAGGAGCGAAGAATGTGGTGCGCAGTAAATCGTTAGGTGTCGCGGGATGAATTAATCAGCATAAATTATTCCAGAGCTGAAAGCGGTTAATGGCTCGTCTATCCCATTGATATTTAAATGTGGCGTGGAGCGCTGTCATCTCTCCTGTAACACAAGATACTGGGCAGTCATAGAAGTGGCTAATTTGTAACAAGGCCCGATCATTAGCGCTACATAATGAGTTGCTGAACATTGTAACGAGTTTATGAGATTAGGGTGAGCGCTGCTCTGGAGAAGCCTATTGTCCCCGTCTGATGGTGACAGGCGGCCGCACTCTATTCAATAGGATAATAAGCCGCGCTCTAATTTCATAACGAGCAGGAAGCACTTTCACTGAGAGCCTaatctatttatttattctcTCCCTGTGGCGGCACGGTTATATTTAGTCAGTAATAAAGGCACCAGGCTCTGGATTATCAGAAATTCCAGAGTATTGGGTGGTAGAAGATGGggaaatgcatcagattacaggcTCACTAATCAACTATGACTCTAACCTTGTGAGACTCGATTGTCTTGCAGTCTTAGGAATTCTGAACTCCATGTGTGAATCAGATAGTTTGGGCCTCGTGAGCTATCTTTGGCAGGCCTATTTGAGTGGCAGCGTTCATGGTCAGCCACCTCCATTTGGGACCTTCACTTTCTTGGTCACTTGAGTAATTTAGAGTGACTGTCATCTTGTTTTAACTCAGAACTCACCAGGGCAGGTGAATGAGAATCGCTCATTTGTTGGCGTTACTTGGGTTTTAGTCAAGCTGAACACCACACAACTGTTGgctcgtgtgaacaggcagtcattcacctatgaactgcctgtttactctgaatggaggcaaaTGGCTTGAAAAGATCTTGGCGTGCTTCAGGAACTATTGCTCCTGGGTAAAAGCACAGAAGTGATAAGGGTCATACCCTGTTAATGTGTTTCTGGACAacaattttaatttatttatttttttcttaattagcATCATTTGGTTGTGTGCAAAAAACACCACCTATCTAAAGGACAGAGGTAGTAAATGTGTGACTAGGAACAATGGTTTCCAGTTGAATCCTCCCCACTGAAGGACTAATGAACTCTTGTCACCCCTCTTAGCCTTTGAATGGACTGACACCCTGTATGCTCAATTGCTGCTCCCTTCAAACTTAACACCATAAGAATGCAAAACTGCCTAGACACTGATAGATGCAGTGGTCAATGGTGACCACTGGAGAACAGCAGGAATCACTTGGTGAAAATGGCCAAAATTAGGGCTATTGAGTGGCTCAATTGAAGTCTGTACCAAGATATTCCCAATAGACACCCCGTCACCTGTCTCCTATGAAACTCAAAACAGGTGTGAATGAAACCAGACAGCAGATCCCTCTTTGCAAACcaatttttgtgttttctttgtcCTGACAGGTGTGGGTTGTAGAACACTGCTCCCTCCTAAGATTACTATCCAGTCTGAGTCCTTCCCTGGGTATATAAGGCACTCAGTCCCTTTGGTGTCTAAGAAGGTAAATCATCGTTTGACTCTGGGCTCCCTTGAGGCCCTTCAAGATTGACGAAAGGGGCCGATCCCCAGACTGTACAGCCTTGGACCTGCGTTACTACTGAAGAAAATGCTCCTGCTCCTAATTATTCTGGCTGCTTCCTTGGTGAGTTCAGCTCCATTCCTTGGAGGAAGATCTAACATAAGTGTGGACAGAGATCCTGGAAGACCTCAGGTGACAGCGATCTCCGGAGCTCATAAAGACCCACCTTTCATCAAAAAGGACAATGCTAATTCCTTGATGCGGGATTTCCAAGCAATGTCTAGAGTTCCTCTAGAGGGCCAAATGGACGAAGCAGCCCTCCAAAGAAAACAGATTTGGGAGAATGCTGTCAAGAATGATGAAAACAGATTGTATTCTGACCAGGTGCTGCCAATCAAACCCGATGCCCTGAAGAGGACAAGATGCAATGCTGTGCCATTCACACAGGTAAGGACTTGCCTAATCTTCAGGGATGCCAGCCCCCTCTG
The nucleotide sequence above comes from Eleutherodactylus coqui strain aEleCoq1 chromosome 2, aEleCoq1.hap1, whole genome shotgun sequence. Encoded proteins:
- the LOC136610875 gene encoding DAN domain family member 5-like — translated: MLLLLIILAASLVSSAPFLGGRSNISVDRDPGRPQVTAISGAHKDPPFIKKDNANSLMRDFQAMSRVPLEGQMDEAALQRKQIWENAVKNDENRLYSDQVLPIKPDALKRTRCNAVPFTQNLFRKHCIPLQIPNKFCFGQCNSFYVPGWPSALPQPCSSCTPVVSKRVYLPLRCRGGQVSWEEVVLVEECGCEIHDDHLSQVGSGEGLPRY